The proteins below come from a single Papaver somniferum cultivar HN1 chromosome 11, ASM357369v1, whole genome shotgun sequence genomic window:
- the LOC113321250 gene encoding protein S-acyltransferase 24-like isoform X2 has translation MEKLQRLVESEGCSVSEPDGLGYYALQWASLDNRTAAAQYIIEHGGDVNASDHTGQSALRWSAVRGAVQVAELLLKEGARVNATDLYGYQVFLEK, from the exons ATGGAGAAGTTACAAAGATTGGTTGAGTCTGAAGGTTGTTCAGTTTCTGAACCAGATGGTTTAGGTTATTATGCTTTACAATGGGCTTCGTTAGATAATCGAACTGCTGCTGCTCAGTATATTATCGAG CATGGTGGAGATGTGAATGCATCTGATCATACAGGGCAGTCGGCATTACGTTGGAGTGCTGTAAGAGGTGCAGTTCAAGTTGCTGAGTTATTACTCAAGGAAGGTGCTCGCGTTAATGCCACGGATTTATATGGTTATCAG gtgtttttggagaaataa
- the LOC113321250 gene encoding protein S-acyltransferase 24-like isoform X1, translated as MEKLQRLVESEGCSVSEPDGLGYYALQWASLDNRTAAAQYIIEHGGDVNASDHTGQSALRWSAVRGAVQVAELLLKEGARVNATDLYGYQVRFFEYSNFIRPLLLLNGV; from the exons ATGGAGAAGTTACAAAGATTGGTTGAGTCTGAAGGTTGTTCAGTTTCTGAACCAGATGGTTTAGGTTATTATGCTTTACAATGGGCTTCGTTAGATAATCGAACTGCTGCTGCTCAGTATATTATCGAG CATGGTGGAGATGTGAATGCATCTGATCATACAGGGCAGTCGGCATTACGTTGGAGTGCTGTAAGAGGTGCAGTTCAAGTTGCTGAGTTATTACTCAAGGAAGGTGCTCGCGTTAATGCCACGGATTTATATGGTTATCAGGTTAGATTTTTTGAGTATTCGAATTTTATCAGACCCTTACTTTTGTTGAATGGTGTATAA